The proteins below are encoded in one region of Levilactobacillus namurensis:
- a CDS encoding ABC transporter permease, giving the protein MAANFNEHSDISAADLTRLSQEAKAEATPSSARIIWDEFKADKPAMVALVIVVGFILFVMIGSLFINTPKMMETNIMNYFSQPGQNGLFLGADSAGRSVAQQLIVGSRNSIGIALGLTLISSTFGICWGLISGYFNGYIDWGMQRVYDFMMMLPMTMMIIVLVTIIKNYNAVTLTLIFSIFYWEGTSRLIRSRTLAESEKDYVAASKTSGTGNFKIIFREIMPNISSLIIVDTTLSIAENIGVETGLSYLGFGLPLQTPSLGTMIANANDPNNITQYWWTWLPAALEIIILCLSISYIGQVIRRAADASQRQGATD; this is encoded by the coding sequence ATGGCAGCAAACTTTAATGAACATTCAGACATTTCGGCAGCCGACCTCACGCGGTTGTCACAAGAAGCTAAAGCGGAGGCCACCCCGTCTTCGGCCCGCATCATCTGGGACGAATTCAAGGCCGACAAACCCGCCATGGTGGCCCTCGTCATCGTGGTCGGCTTCATCCTCTTCGTCATGATTGGCTCGTTGTTCATCAACACGCCCAAGATGATGGAGACCAACATCATGAACTACTTTAGCCAACCTGGTCAAAACGGCCTATTCCTGGGGGCCGACTCCGCTGGTCGGTCGGTGGCCCAACAACTAATCGTTGGTTCACGTAACTCTATCGGTATCGCCCTTGGGCTGACTCTGATCTCGTCAACGTTTGGGATCTGCTGGGGTTTAATCTCCGGCTACTTCAACGGCTACATCGACTGGGGGATGCAACGGGTCTACGACTTCATGATGATGCTTCCCATGACCATGATGATCATCGTGTTGGTCACCATCATCAAGAACTACAACGCCGTGACCCTGACGCTGATCTTCTCCATCTTCTACTGGGAAGGCACGTCGCGACTGATTCGGTCGCGGACCCTAGCGGAATCCGAGAAAGACTACGTGGCCGCCTCCAAGACTTCGGGAACCGGTAACTTTAAGATTATCTTCCGCGAGATTATGCCGAACATTTCATCGCTGATCATCGTTGACACCACCCTATCCATCGCCGAAAACATCGGGGTTGAAACCGGGCTGTCCTACCTGGGCTTCGGGCTACCGCTACAAACCCCGTCGCTAGGGACCATGATTGCTAACGCCAACGACCCCAATAACATCACGCAATACTGGTGGACTTGGTTGCCGGCCGCGCTGGAAATCATCATTCTGTGTCTGTCAATTAGCTACATCGGCCAAGTTATCCGTCGAGCTGCCGACGCCTCTCAACGTCAAGGAGCCACGGACTAA
- a CDS encoding oligopeptide ABC transporter substrate-binding protein has protein sequence MVKKKLVLSAMAILATVSLAACSSKKSSSSEQSGTTASVKLSTSYKNTNKTNKSATKNGTLKLAEVNDSPFQGISDPILASNAEDSDVFSPGGSGALFNTDKNYKIVDGGLANLRLSRKNKTATITLRKDAKWSNGMKVTAKDVEYSYEVLANKNTTSQQYSSDYNAIKGMAAYHAGKAKTISGITFPDGEKGRTTVIHFTKMSPSMKFSGNSFIWETAEPYEYIKNVPIAKLASSEQVRKNPIFTGPYKLDKLVTGESTSWVPNKYYYGKKAQIGRITINVVSSNNIDKAFQSKKYDATVPSGAGTLGGTDYKNLKDLKNYKIVGQSALSYNYFAFNMGYYDSKTGKNVSDPNAKMANKSLRQAMMYALNQDQVLKKFGYGVSWRANSLIPPVFQKYYDKSAKGYPLNMKKAKKLLNDAGYKKRNGSKWRSDPDGKALKINFGVMSSSAANEATYQDYLQQWHKLGLNVQYTNGKPMEMNSFYDTLQKPKQNKMDVWLGAWSLSSEPSQSQLYGETAAFNMGHFVTKKNTKLINAMNDSTAWNDAKRTKTFKDWQAYMNEEAAVVAQKFSYAWTPVNKRVKGYSVSPADNNFWSNLALTSKNIQ, from the coding sequence ATGGTAAAAAAGAAATTGGTTCTTTCTGCGATGGCCATCCTAGCCACCGTCAGTCTGGCCGCTTGTTCCAGCAAGAAGTCCTCTTCTTCTGAACAATCCGGTACGACCGCTTCCGTCAAGCTCTCAACGAGCTATAAAAACACCAACAAGACCAACAAGTCCGCGACTAAAAACGGCACGTTGAAGCTGGCCGAAGTTAACGATTCACCGTTCCAAGGCATCTCCGACCCCATCCTAGCTTCCAACGCCGAAGATAGTGACGTCTTCTCGCCCGGGGGCAGCGGCGCTCTGTTCAACACCGACAAGAACTACAAAATCGTCGATGGTGGGCTAGCCAATCTCCGTTTGAGCCGCAAGAACAAGACCGCCACGATCACCCTACGCAAAGATGCTAAGTGGTCCAACGGTATGAAGGTTACCGCTAAGGATGTCGAGTACTCCTACGAAGTCTTAGCCAACAAGAACACTACATCGCAACAGTACTCCTCTGATTACAATGCTATCAAAGGGATGGCCGCTTACCACGCTGGTAAGGCCAAAACCATCTCTGGTATCACCTTCCCGGACGGCGAAAAGGGCCGGACCACGGTTATTCACTTCACCAAGATGTCACCATCTATGAAGTTCTCCGGGAACTCCTTTATCTGGGAAACCGCTGAACCTTACGAATACATCAAGAACGTGCCGATTGCCAAGTTAGCATCCTCCGAACAAGTGCGGAAGAACCCAATCTTTACTGGTCCTTACAAGCTAGATAAGTTGGTTACCGGTGAATCTACCAGTTGGGTACCGAACAAGTACTACTACGGCAAGAAGGCCCAAATCGGCCGGATCACCATCAACGTGGTCTCCAGCAACAACATCGACAAAGCCTTCCAGTCCAAGAAGTATGACGCTACGGTACCAAGCGGTGCCGGAACACTGGGTGGGACCGACTACAAGAACTTAAAGGACCTCAAGAACTACAAGATTGTCGGTCAATCTGCCCTGAGTTACAACTACTTCGCCTTCAACATGGGGTACTACGACTCTAAGACGGGGAAGAACGTCTCCGATCCAAACGCCAAGATGGCCAACAAGAGTCTGCGGCAAGCCATGATGTACGCCCTGAACCAAGACCAAGTCTTGAAGAAGTTCGGATACGGGGTATCATGGCGGGCTAATTCCTTGATTCCACCGGTCTTCCAGAAGTACTACGATAAGTCGGCCAAGGGTTACCCGTTGAACATGAAGAAAGCCAAGAAGTTACTGAACGACGCGGGCTACAAGAAGCGTAACGGTAGCAAGTGGCGTTCTGATCCAGATGGCAAGGCCTTGAAGATCAACTTCGGGGTCATGAGCAGTAGTGCTGCCAACGAAGCTACTTACCAGGATTACCTGCAACAATGGCACAAGTTGGGACTGAACGTGCAATACACGAACGGTAAGCCAATGGAAATGAACAGCTTCTACGACACCCTGCAGAAGCCTAAGCAAAACAAGATGGACGTCTGGTTGGGAGCTTGGAGCTTATCCTCCGAACCATCACAATCACAACTGTACGGTGAAACGGCTGCCTTCAACATGGGACACTTCGTTACGAAGAAGAACACCAAGTTGATCAACGCCATGAATGACAGTACGGCTTGGAACGACGCCAAGCGGACCAAGACCTTCAAGGATTGGCAAGCTTACATGAACGAAGAAGCCGCCGTCGTGGCTCAGAAGTTCAGTTACGCTTGGACCCCAGTCAACAAGCGGGTCAAGGGCTACAGTGTCAGCCCAGCTGACAACAACTTCTGGAGCAACTTGGCTTTGACCAGCAAGAATATCCAGTAA
- a CDS encoding ABC transporter ATP-binding protein, which translates to MRDKLENGGITVENATDFLNIKDVSTAFKINGQFYDAISHIDLQVHHDEILAIVGESGCGKSTLATTIMGLHNPAETKISGSIDFEGTDLLQLSDDDYNQYRGAKIGMIFQDPLSALNPLKRIEDQISEVMDYHSDLTSAEKHDRVLELLDQVGIVNPKRTAHQFPHELSGGMRQRVIIAIAIACKPDLIIADEPTTALDVTIQAQILDVLREIQKENHAGIILITHDLGVVAETADRVAVMYAGQIVEQGTAEQIFNTPEHPYTRSLLRSMPQRDNENDDLYVIQGNVPSLQKMPQTGDRFAPRIPWVPASAHEDNPTMHEVTAGHLVRCTCYRDFQFPDQPEKGSVTE; encoded by the coding sequence ATGAGAGATAAATTAGAAAATGGGGGAATTACCGTGGAGAACGCAACAGATTTTCTAAACATCAAAGACGTCAGCACGGCCTTCAAAATCAACGGGCAGTTCTACGACGCCATTTCGCACATCGACCTCCAAGTTCACCACGACGAAATTTTAGCCATCGTGGGGGAATCCGGTTGTGGGAAGAGTACGTTAGCCACGACGATTATGGGGTTACATAATCCAGCCGAAACAAAGATTTCCGGGTCCATCGACTTCGAGGGCACCGACCTGCTTCAGCTAAGCGACGATGACTACAACCAGTACCGGGGCGCCAAGATCGGCATGATCTTCCAAGACCCCCTGTCCGCGTTGAACCCCTTGAAACGAATCGAAGACCAGATCAGTGAGGTCATGGATTACCACTCCGACCTCACCAGCGCTGAAAAGCACGACCGAGTCCTTGAATTACTGGACCAAGTCGGAATCGTCAATCCCAAGCGAACAGCTCATCAATTTCCTCACGAACTTTCCGGGGGGATGCGTCAACGGGTAATCATTGCCATCGCGATTGCCTGCAAGCCCGACTTGATTATCGCCGACGAACCCACCACCGCGTTGGACGTGACGATTCAAGCCCAGATCCTAGATGTCTTGCGTGAGATTCAAAAGGAAAACCACGCCGGCATCATCTTGATCACTCATGACCTGGGCGTTGTCGCTGAGACCGCCGACCGGGTGGCCGTGATGTACGCGGGGCAAATCGTCGAACAAGGGACCGCCGAGCAAATCTTCAACACACCGGAACACCCCTACACCCGTTCCCTGTTGCGGTCGATGCCCCAACGGGATAACGAAAACGACGACCTCTACGTCATCCAGGGGAACGTCCCATCCTTACAGAAGATGCCCCAGACCGGGGATCGCTTCGCACCCCGGATTCCTTGGGTCCCGGCGAGTGCCCACGAGGACAACCCGACCATGCATGAAGTCACAGCGGGCCACTTAGTTCGGTGCACCTGCTACCGTGATTTTCAATTTCCAGACCAACCAGAGAAAGGAAGCGTGACTGAATGA
- a CDS encoding ABC transporter permease, with protein sequence MWKTILRRILIMIPEVIILSILVFLLAKAMPGDPFTGSINPKSDPAQIKHLMKINGLYDPWYQQYWNWVVHLFHGNLGNSYQYQEPVTRLIGGRAQNTLWLALFTMILTYALALPMGVFAGRHEGKIPDTVIRVYTYVTYCIPFFVILVIGIWIFGYVLGWFPTTGSISSEASGWLHTLGSRFYHVLLPAILGALFGTVNIVQYLRSEVIDAKRSDYVRTARAKGVPSKDIYRHHIFRNSLLPIAAFAGYSITGLLNGSIFTETVFSYPGMGLLFVNSISYRDYTVITALVLIYGILNLLGTLLSDIILSVVDPRIRIE encoded by the coding sequence ATGTGGAAAACGATTCTTCGCCGGATTTTGATCATGATTCCCGAAGTCATCATCTTAAGTATCTTGGTCTTCTTACTGGCTAAGGCGATGCCTGGGGACCCGTTCACCGGGTCAATCAACCCCAAGTCCGACCCTGCGCAGATCAAACACCTAATGAAAATCAACGGCCTTTATGACCCCTGGTACCAACAGTACTGGAACTGGGTTGTTCACCTGTTCCACGGGAACCTGGGTAACAGCTACCAATACCAAGAACCCGTCACCCGTCTAATTGGGGGCCGGGCGCAAAATACCCTGTGGCTAGCACTCTTCACCATGATTCTGACCTACGCACTGGCCCTGCCTATGGGGGTCTTCGCCGGCCGCCACGAAGGTAAAATCCCCGACACCGTAATTCGGGTCTACACCTACGTGACCTACTGTATCCCGTTCTTCGTGATTTTGGTCATCGGTATCTGGATTTTCGGCTACGTACTGGGCTGGTTCCCTACGACTGGGTCAATTTCCTCAGAAGCCTCGGGCTGGTTGCACACCCTTGGGTCGCGATTCTACCACGTGCTGCTACCAGCTATTCTGGGGGCCCTATTCGGAACCGTCAACATCGTCCAATACCTGCGGTCCGAAGTCATCGACGCCAAGCGCTCCGATTACGTACGGACGGCGCGGGCTAAAGGGGTTCCCAGCAAGGACATCTACCGGCACCACATCTTCCGGAACTCCCTGTTGCCGATTGCGGCTTTTGCCGGCTACTCCATCACCGGGTTGTTGAACGGGTCCATCTTCACCGAAACCGTCTTCTCTTACCCCGGCATGGGACTTCTGTTCGTGAACTCGATCAGTTACCGGGACTACACGGTCATTACCGCGCTGGTCTTAATCTACGGAATTTTAAACTTACTGGGTACCCTACTCTCCGATATCATCTTGAGTGTCGTTGACCCACGAATTCGAATCGAATAG